One region of Estrella lausannensis genomic DNA includes:
- a CDS encoding AMP-binding protein: MQHLFQEDKAPVLINPALPRERISCIQELLWKHPFATPHLWIASSGSFAKEGTSKWVALSREALSLSAAAVNQHLQASANDIWLNPLPLFHVGGLGIEIRALLTNSKVVQFRPSEERWSPAQYYQTLCETKATLTSLVPTQLYDLVVMGFTSPRYLRAVVIGGGALEESLYRRARALGWRILPSYGMTEAASQVATASLSSLEQEGYPRLQILPHLSIAVDEDNLLTLSGKSLFSLYGMVEGDSVRFVDPKVAGSFITKDRGVIDRDGLKILGRADDIVKIVGENVDISALQRLIDQLKLSKGVHGDCYVVPKSDSRRGSKLVLVLSQELPEEDIDNLLKEYNLSVFPYERIEEKLILPSLPKTSLGKLERNKLPLS; encoded by the coding sequence ATGCAGCATCTTTTCCAGGAAGATAAAGCGCCGGTTCTCATCAACCCGGCCCTTCCTCGAGAACGCATCTCTTGTATTCAGGAACTTTTGTGGAAACACCCCTTTGCAACACCTCATCTTTGGATCGCCTCGTCGGGAAGTTTTGCCAAAGAAGGCACGAGTAAGTGGGTGGCCCTTTCCAGAGAGGCACTCTCTCTGTCTGCGGCGGCCGTGAACCAACACCTGCAGGCATCTGCCAACGATATATGGCTCAATCCTTTGCCTCTCTTTCATGTGGGAGGCCTTGGGATTGAGATACGAGCTCTGCTCACCAACTCGAAAGTGGTTCAGTTCAGACCAAGTGAAGAACGCTGGTCTCCGGCTCAATATTATCAGACGTTGTGCGAGACTAAAGCCACCCTGACTTCGCTAGTACCCACCCAACTCTATGATCTTGTCGTCATGGGGTTTACCTCGCCTCGCTATCTAAGGGCGGTGGTGATTGGCGGAGGGGCACTTGAAGAGTCTCTTTATCGGAGAGCTCGCGCGCTCGGGTGGCGCATTTTGCCGAGTTACGGTATGACTGAAGCTGCCTCGCAGGTCGCAACAGCTTCCTTAAGCTCCCTTGAGCAAGAGGGGTATCCTCGCCTGCAAATTCTGCCCCATCTCAGCATTGCTGTCGACGAGGATAATCTACTGACACTTTCTGGAAAGTCGCTTTTTTCCCTTTATGGAATGGTTGAAGGGGATTCCGTACGTTTTGTCGATCCGAAAGTTGCGGGGAGCTTCATCACAAAAGATCGGGGAGTCATTGATCGGGATGGACTCAAAATCCTTGGTCGGGCAGATGATATCGTGAAGATTGTGGGAGAAAACGTTGATATTTCAGCGCTGCAGCGGCTGATTGACCAGTTGAAGCTCTCCAAAGGGGTGCATGGAGACTGCTATGTGGTGCCTAAAAGTGATTCCAGAAGAGGGAGTAAGCTTGTGCTCGTTTTGTCTCAGGAGTTGCCAGAAGAAGACATTGATAACCTCCTGAAAGAGTATAATCTTTCCGTGTTTCCCTATGAGCGTATCGAGGAGAAGTTAATACTTCCCTCCCTTCCGAAAACGTCTCTTGGCAAGCTAGAGAGAAATAAATTGCCCCTTAGTTGA
- a CDS encoding enolase C-terminal domain-like protein: protein MFKILAHPYSLRLKNIRSSRLLNHKREGALLRFSFPDGSSGYSDLHPWEEFGDLSLDQEIELLKSGRPTALGFRALQLAAKDAEFRRQGVNALEGLTVPKSHFLLSGDEHKDHKLLETIANSGFDTLKIKAGSALDFLDELVGALKHHPFKIRIDFNERLDAGSLPDALNRLKPLEEKIDFLEDPTRFDREMWIKAMERSRIPFAKDMRLEEAFSDKSIPILVMKPAKQNEEMFLQEMHPEQKVVVTSYLGHPLGQVQAAYVAGVMQKSIPLETAGLKSHHQYETDAFSERLGPLSPHFQAPAGTGWGFDDLLPKLSWS from the coding sequence ATGTTTAAGATCTTGGCACACCCCTATTCCCTACGCTTAAAGAACATCCGCTCAAGCAGACTGCTGAATCATAAAAGAGAGGGAGCGCTCTTGCGATTCTCCTTTCCGGACGGTTCTAGCGGCTATAGTGATCTGCACCCTTGGGAGGAGTTCGGCGATCTCTCGCTTGATCAGGAGATTGAACTGCTCAAGAGCGGACGTCCGACAGCACTCGGCTTCCGTGCTCTTCAGCTTGCCGCAAAAGACGCAGAATTCAGAAGGCAAGGCGTCAACGCACTCGAGGGCCTTACCGTACCGAAGAGCCACTTCCTTTTGTCGGGAGACGAACACAAGGACCACAAACTTCTGGAAACTATCGCAAATTCAGGATTTGACACCCTTAAAATCAAGGCCGGAAGCGCCCTTGACTTTCTGGATGAGTTGGTCGGGGCACTTAAACACCATCCGTTTAAAATCCGTATCGATTTCAATGAACGTTTAGATGCTGGCTCCCTTCCCGATGCCCTCAATCGCTTAAAACCTCTTGAAGAGAAGATCGATTTTCTGGAGGATCCGACCCGCTTTGACCGCGAGATGTGGATAAAAGCCATGGAGCGCTCGCGTATTCCTTTTGCCAAAGACATGCGCCTCGAAGAGGCCTTTAGTGACAAATCGATTCCTATCTTAGTCATGAAGCCGGCCAAGCAAAATGAAGAGATGTTTTTGCAAGAGATGCATCCGGAGCAAAAAGTTGTGGTAACCAGCTACCTTGGCCACCCCTTGGGGCAAGTTCAGGCAGCTTATGTCGCAGGGGTAATGCAAAAGAGCATTCCGCTTGAGACCGCAGGGCTTAAATCCCATCACCAATATGAGACGGATGCTTTTTCAGAGAGGCTCGGCCCCCTTTCACCGCACTTCCAAGCACCGGCAGGCACTGGATGGGGATTCGATGACTTGCTCCCAAAACTTTCCTGGAGCTAG
- a CDS encoding hemolysin family protein, producing MFEFIVVTICLMINAILALSETAFIAVSKPTLKSLVRQGNEKAKLMLQLRENPERTLSTIQIGITFVGAFAAAVGGAGAEESISPLLIHHFGIGEAMAEILAIILIVIPLTYASVVLGELVPKTLALRRSVSIAFLTAPWLNLTSRLIHPVVTVFEWSTKKVVGLFPKEYLDSEDTELNIGQLEGDLSPLNKQYILNMVKIERTTVKEIFVKWKDVVFIDVKNSLEEVEKTVIASGHTRLPIVKEGKVIGILNSKEFLAFQKTGHTDWISLCRQAIHVQETTLILTALRHLQEKKAHMAIVYNASSESGIITMEAIFEEIVGDIYDEDDDGAIQKILGRVHKF from the coding sequence ATGTTTGAATTCATTGTCGTGACGATATGTTTAATGATTAACGCCATTTTAGCGTTGTCGGAAACAGCTTTTATCGCAGTCAGTAAGCCGACTCTCAAATCATTAGTTCGGCAAGGCAATGAAAAAGCCAAGCTGATGCTGCAGCTACGGGAAAATCCGGAACGAACTCTGTCTACTATTCAAATCGGCATCACTTTTGTCGGGGCCTTTGCCGCGGCGGTCGGAGGAGCTGGAGCCGAGGAGAGTATTTCACCCTTGCTGATTCACCACTTCGGGATTGGAGAGGCGATGGCTGAGATTTTGGCGATTATACTGATCGTCATTCCTCTGACCTACGCAAGCGTTGTGTTAGGAGAGCTGGTGCCCAAAACCCTTGCCCTAAGAAGATCTGTCTCCATAGCCTTTTTAACAGCTCCCTGGTTGAATCTTACAAGCCGTCTTATCCATCCCGTTGTGACTGTTTTTGAATGGTCCACTAAAAAGGTAGTAGGCCTATTTCCCAAAGAATACTTGGATTCTGAGGACACGGAGTTAAATATTGGCCAGTTAGAAGGCGACTTATCACCATTAAATAAACAATATATTCTGAATATGGTGAAAATTGAGCGAACGACGGTCAAGGAAATATTTGTAAAATGGAAAGATGTTGTCTTTATTGATGTAAAAAACTCTTTAGAAGAAGTCGAAAAAACAGTCATTGCGTCAGGACACACAAGACTCCCAATCGTTAAAGAAGGAAAAGTTATAGGAATTTTAAATTCGAAAGAATTTCTGGCCTTTCAAAAAACAGGCCACACCGATTGGATCTCTTTATGCAGGCAGGCAATCCACGTGCAGGAAACTACCCTTATTTTAACAGCGCTACGCCATCTGCAAGAAAAAAAAGCCCATATGGCTATTGTCTATAATGCCTCTTCCGAATCAGGAATAATCACCATGGAGGCTATATTCGAGGAAATTGTAGGAGATATATACGACGAAGATGACGATGGAGCCATTCAAAAGATACTAGGGCGCGTCCACAAATTCTAA
- a CDS encoding Stp1/IreP family PP2C-type Ser/Thr phosphatase translates to MVLQLMSYKISASGLSDVGLVRENNEDIWAELPEEKFYVLADGMGGHQAGEIASQEAVFNFLEIIRKVLTSSSRKLSLKEMKDAIKESIEEVNKTIYEMGRSDQQLGGMGTTFCCVHFHPEAVIYAHVGDSRIYHFGKEGLQQLTKDHSLMSELVELGYLSEPEAKEFLYKNILTRAIGTESSIVPAVGSREVQADDIFIMCSDGLSDLVSIQEIEAIIRESPTIDDCAQALVSEAKRKGGYDNITVVLLKVLDDDSTKRNLSR, encoded by the coding sequence ATGGTCCTCCAGTTGATGTCATACAAAATTTCAGCTTCTGGACTTTCCGATGTCGGCTTAGTCCGTGAGAATAATGAAGATATCTGGGCTGAGCTCCCAGAAGAGAAGTTCTATGTTCTTGCCGACGGAATGGGAGGTCACCAAGCAGGGGAGATCGCTTCGCAGGAAGCGGTATTCAACTTCCTTGAAATCATCCGCAAAGTCCTGACCTCCTCATCACGAAAGCTCAGTCTTAAAGAAATGAAAGACGCGATCAAAGAGAGCATCGAAGAGGTCAATAAAACCATTTACGAGATGGGCAGATCCGATCAGCAGCTCGGAGGAATGGGAACGACTTTTTGTTGCGTCCATTTCCACCCGGAGGCGGTGATTTACGCCCATGTAGGCGATAGCAGAATATATCACTTCGGCAAGGAAGGGCTGCAGCAGCTCACCAAAGATCATTCGCTCATGAGTGAACTGGTGGAGTTGGGCTATCTGAGCGAGCCGGAAGCTAAGGAATTCCTCTATAAGAACATCCTCACCCGAGCCATTGGCACCGAATCGAGTATCGTGCCGGCTGTCGGTTCTCGCGAAGTACAGGCGGATGATATTTTCATCATGTGCTCCGACGGTCTTTCCGATCTGGTATCCATTCAGGAGATAGAAGCGATCATTAGAGAGAGCCCAACAATCGATGATTGTGCGCAGGCTCTAGTTTCTGAGGCCAAAAGAAAAGGCGGTTATGATAATATAACTGTCGTTCTTCTTAAGGTTTTAGACGATGACAGCACAAAAAGGAATTTATCTAGATAA
- the ubiE gene encoding bifunctional demethylmenaquinone methyltransferase/2-methoxy-6-polyprenyl-1,4-benzoquinol methylase UbiE, translated as MTYTKSAPETIQEMFGKIAARYDLCNKALSFNLHRLWNRTLVREILNGTPPSKILDLCAGTGDIAIEFAHQSKGADVTLLDFCAPMLDVAKEKAQSEAFKEAVFSYVEGDATLLPFNEGSFSNVSVAYGIRNIQNPLKCVQEAHRVLVPGGTLGILELTRPKNPLVGFFHSLYLKTFVPMIGSLVTQDKEAYQYLNKSIKQFQTASALERMLIETGFVNVRTIPASLGIASIIVGTKSPS; from the coding sequence ATGACCTACACTAAATCTGCCCCTGAAACTATTCAGGAAATGTTTGGGAAAATCGCAGCACGCTACGATCTTTGCAACAAAGCCCTTTCATTCAATTTGCACAGATTGTGGAACCGCACTCTCGTCAGGGAAATTTTAAATGGCACTCCCCCCTCCAAGATACTTGATCTTTGCGCCGGAACAGGAGATATCGCCATCGAATTTGCCCACCAGAGCAAGGGAGCGGATGTCACCTTGCTTGATTTTTGCGCCCCTATGCTGGATGTCGCCAAGGAGAAGGCGCAATCGGAAGCTTTCAAGGAAGCAGTCTTTTCCTATGTTGAGGGGGACGCGACTCTTCTGCCTTTCAACGAAGGATCCTTTTCCAATGTGTCGGTGGCCTATGGTATCCGCAACATCCAAAACCCACTGAAATGTGTTCAAGAGGCCCACCGTGTACTTGTCCCCGGGGGAACCTTGGGCATCCTGGAGCTGACCAGGCCCAAAAACCCTTTGGTTGGCTTTTTTCACTCCCTCTACCTGAAAACCTTTGTCCCGATGATTGGATCGCTCGTCACTCAAGATAAAGAGGCTTACCAATACTTAAACAAAAGCATCAAGCAATTTCAAACTGCCTCCGCGCTAGAGCGGATGCTCATTGAAACCGGGTTTGTCAATGTGCGCACCATCCCTGCCAGCTTAGGGATCGCTAGCATTATCGTAGGTACTAAAAGCCCGTCTTGA
- a CDS encoding cysteine desulfurase family protein, translated as MTAQKGIYLDNNASTEIDPAVKQAYFDAIEKSLGNPSSMHYAGQSQKKLLSEARYTIASYLGVKPTEIYFTSGATESVNMILRGIAEVHPGCHIVSSSVEHACVINTLSHLEKKGTQVTYIHPGLFGAATKEQVESALTKDTKLIALMAINNETGVKTDIEAIAELAKKRGIPFFVDGAALLGKERFSIPAGVTAMSFSGHKLHAPKGIGFSFVRKGLRFASQMTGGEQEFGKRGGTENTPAIVALAKAVQMLEPILEGAEMRMRELRDLFEVLLLQQLPNLSINGQGERVANTSNIAFPGIEGETLLSTLSLRGVAASHGSACASGALEPSRILLNMGIDPRLAASSLRFSLSRFTTREEIEAAAEIIVSSVKRP; from the coding sequence ATGACAGCACAAAAAGGAATTTATCTAGATAACAACGCGTCGACAGAGATCGATCCCGCGGTTAAGCAAGCTTACTTTGATGCGATCGAGAAGTCGCTTGGCAACCCCTCCAGCATGCACTATGCCGGTCAGTCTCAAAAAAAGCTTTTGTCTGAGGCGCGCTACACAATTGCTTCCTATCTTGGCGTTAAACCGACAGAGATCTATTTCACCTCAGGCGCTACCGAATCAGTAAATATGATTTTGCGGGGAATTGCCGAAGTCCACCCAGGCTGCCATATCGTTTCTTCGAGCGTTGAGCACGCCTGTGTGATCAACACGCTGTCCCATCTTGAAAAAAAAGGGACACAAGTCACTTATATCCATCCCGGACTTTTTGGTGCGGCAACGAAAGAGCAGGTGGAATCGGCCCTGACAAAGGACACAAAATTGATCGCCTTAATGGCTATCAATAATGAAACCGGTGTCAAAACAGATATTGAAGCAATTGCCGAATTGGCCAAAAAGAGGGGGATTCCCTTCTTTGTCGATGGGGCGGCGCTGCTTGGTAAAGAGCGTTTTTCAATTCCCGCAGGTGTTACTGCCATGAGTTTTAGTGGTCATAAGTTACATGCCCCTAAGGGGATAGGGTTTTCCTTCGTCAGGAAAGGGCTTCGGTTTGCCTCGCAAATGACGGGAGGGGAACAGGAGTTTGGCAAACGGGGGGGGACAGAGAACACCCCGGCAATCGTAGCTCTTGCGAAAGCGGTCCAAATGTTGGAGCCGATTTTGGAGGGGGCCGAGATGCGGATGCGGGAGCTTCGCGACCTCTTTGAAGTGCTGCTTCTTCAGCAACTGCCAAATCTCTCGATCAATGGGCAAGGGGAGCGGGTTGCTAATACCTCGAATATTGCATTTCCAGGGATTGAGGGGGAGACGCTTCTCTCTACTCTCAGCTTACGGGGTGTTGCTGCAAGCCACGGGTCCGCTTGCGCTTCAGGCGCTTTAGAGCCGTCGCGCATCTTGCTTAACATGGGTATCGACCCACGCCTTGCCGCCTCATCGCTACGCTTTTCTCTTTCACGATTCACCACCCGGGAAGAGATAGAAGCGGCGGCGGAGATCATCGTCTCTTCTGTAAAACGTCCTTGA
- the menB gene encoding 1,4-dihydroxy-2-naphthoyl-CoA synthase — protein sequence MTVETKTEIWHPIKVYQDIKYEETGDGIAKITINRPHVRNAFRPETVIEMQDAFNHARESASIGVIILTGEGTEAFCSGGDQKIRGDKGYVGSDGIPRLNVLDLQKQIRSIPKPVIAQVAGYAIGGGHVLHVVCDLSIAAENAIFGQVGPKVGSFDGGLGSSYLARIVGQKKAREIWYLCRQYNAQEALEMGLVNKVVPVEQLEEETLEWCREILKHSPLALRCLKASLNADCDGQMGLLDLAGNATLLYYMTEEAKEGKNAFLEKRKPNFSKFKRLP from the coding sequence ATGACAGTGGAAACAAAAACAGAAATTTGGCATCCGATTAAAGTATATCAGGATATTAAGTACGAAGAAACCGGAGACGGAATCGCCAAAATCACCATTAACCGTCCCCATGTGCGCAATGCCTTCCGCCCGGAGACAGTCATCGAGATGCAAGACGCATTCAACCATGCCAGGGAGTCCGCATCTATCGGGGTTATCATCTTGACTGGCGAGGGCACTGAAGCGTTTTGCTCGGGCGGCGATCAGAAGATTCGCGGGGATAAAGGATACGTTGGATCAGATGGCATACCGCGTCTGAATGTGCTCGACTTGCAAAAGCAGATCCGCTCCATCCCGAAACCCGTCATTGCCCAAGTTGCCGGTTATGCGATCGGCGGCGGTCATGTGCTGCACGTGGTGTGCGATTTATCCATCGCCGCAGAGAACGCTATTTTCGGACAGGTAGGTCCTAAGGTGGGCTCTTTTGACGGAGGACTCGGATCTAGCTACCTTGCCCGTATCGTCGGCCAGAAGAAGGCGCGTGAAATTTGGTATCTGTGCCGTCAATATAACGCTCAGGAAGCTTTGGAGATGGGGCTCGTCAATAAAGTGGTTCCCGTCGAGCAGTTGGAGGAGGAGACTTTGGAGTGGTGCCGAGAAATTCTTAAGCACTCGCCGCTCGCCCTAAGATGCCTCAAAGCAAGCTTGAACGCCGACTGCGATGGGCAGATGGGACTTCTGGATTTGGCAGGAAACGCCACGTTGCTCTATTACATGACGGAAGAGGCCAAAGAAGGGAAAAATGCTTTCCTGGAAAAGAGAAAACCCAATTTTTCCAAATTTAAAAGGCTTCCCTGA
- a CDS encoding type II CAAX endopeptidase family protein produces MNEAQENLSVESFLILLALVFFTAVFAKRIGYYSYPEKSVRSTPFVSVFQFLIAFILFFSVTLAASLSGGAIIQKTAHLLHIPLDGYAIRLLNGLLMVYGVTLALFLFARRNLFPKQSFFSPAVMVKGALSWFIAYPQMLLITIGLNYLLMELFHLEPEEQTSVLELKGAKSHPPLFFLMMFTITLIVPVCEEILFRGYLQNFLRRFLPRFPAIAITSLVFALFHFSGSQSAGNFVILPSLFFFSLYLGFVYEKWGSLSASYGLHAFFNGVSSLMIGSST; encoded by the coding sequence ATGAATGAAGCGCAAGAGAATCTATCTGTCGAGTCGTTCCTGATACTGCTCGCCCTAGTTTTTTTTACAGCTGTTTTCGCAAAAAGGATAGGCTATTACAGCTACCCTGAAAAATCCGTTCGATCGACTCCTTTTGTGTCTGTTTTTCAGTTTCTGATCGCATTCATACTCTTTTTCTCAGTCACGCTGGCAGCCTCTTTGTCAGGAGGTGCGATCATTCAAAAAACCGCACATTTGCTTCACATTCCCTTGGATGGGTATGCAATCCGTCTATTGAACGGTCTCCTGATGGTTTATGGAGTTACGTTAGCCCTATTTCTCTTCGCAAGAAGAAATCTGTTTCCCAAGCAGTCATTCTTCTCACCTGCAGTGATGGTAAAGGGAGCGCTATCGTGGTTCATCGCGTATCCGCAGATGCTATTGATCACCATTGGTTTGAACTATCTCCTGATGGAGCTTTTCCACCTCGAACCGGAGGAACAAACCAGTGTTTTGGAGTTGAAGGGAGCCAAGAGCCACCCGCCTCTTTTTTTTCTGATGATGTTTACCATCACTTTGATCGTACCGGTCTGCGAAGAGATATTGTTCCGCGGGTACCTTCAGAATTTTTTAAGGCGCTTTCTTCCCCGATTTCCTGCGATAGCTATCACATCGCTTGTGTTTGCTCTGTTTCACTTTTCCGGAAGCCAAAGTGCAGGCAACTTCGTGATACTGCCTTCCCTCTTCTTCTTTTCTCTCTATCTCGGATTTGTCTACGAAAAATGGGGGTCGCTTTCCGCTTCCTACGGCCTTCACGCCTTCTTCAATGGCGTCAGCTCCCTGATGATCGGCTCCAGTACTTGA
- a CDS encoding alpha/beta fold hydrolase, producing the protein MIRLIALHGFLGRGSDFHFLKGKLPPSLDLAAPSFFSPGECAKWQHPLDSMGEVLNNYIGELWPGEKPVLLGYSMGGRLGLQALKRKESSFRAAIFVSTHFGLTDREQRLARIEEDSKLSARMEIESFSKFCDEWDRRPLFEGAPKVLRRESQFDKSALSFALNEWSLGKQEYFKAMVEKLDIPILVISGENDLTFRDMALSLKLKNPHSLTFIAKETNHRVPWQSKELFISAVNHFINKL; encoded by the coding sequence ATGATCCGGTTGATCGCTCTGCACGGGTTTTTAGGCAGAGGCAGCGACTTTCACTTTCTTAAGGGGAAGTTGCCGCCCTCTCTTGATTTGGCCGCCCCTTCCTTTTTTTCTCCTGGCGAGTGCGCTAAGTGGCAGCATCCACTGGATTCGATGGGAGAGGTGCTAAACAATTATATCGGGGAGCTTTGGCCGGGGGAGAAGCCCGTGCTGCTTGGCTATTCCATGGGAGGCAGGCTCGGCCTGCAAGCTCTCAAAAGGAAAGAATCATCGTTCCGGGCAGCCATTTTTGTGTCGACCCACTTTGGCTTAACAGACAGAGAGCAGCGTCTTGCAAGGATCGAAGAGGACTCGAAACTCTCTGCCCGGATGGAGATCGAGTCATTTTCAAAATTCTGTGATGAATGGGACAGGCGACCGCTCTTTGAAGGCGCGCCCAAAGTTTTGCGCAGAGAGTCTCAGTTCGACAAGTCGGCGCTGTCTTTTGCCTTAAATGAGTGGAGTTTGGGAAAGCAGGAATATTTCAAAGCTATGGTGGAAAAGCTAGATATCCCTATTCTTGTGATTTCGGGGGAAAATGACCTTACCTTTCGCGACATGGCTCTTTCGCTCAAGTTGAAAAATCCGCATTCCCTGACCTTTATTGCCAAAGAAACGAACCATCGCGTACCATGGCAATCTAAAGAATTATTTATCAGTGCGGTCAATCACTTCATCAACAAACTGTAA
- the menA gene encoding 1,4-dihydroxy-2-naphthoate octaprenyltransferase: protein MSYGQPASLAKRGAYFFMAIRPKTLTASIAPVLVAIAYVYAASSQFSVPILISALSTFLSLQIAVNLFNDALDFKKGADTKDRLGPCRVTQSGLFSPGTVMLLGTLFIVLSFLTAIPLYLKGGWPIFLISCLSALAAYVYTGGPFPLAYHGLGELFVLIFFGPVSVVSIAYVELGEFSPEALLAGLQVGLLATVMIAINNLRDIEQDKIADKKTLATRLGMKASRALIALYLFLPFALGFFWPSFGYNIAFYLPLTLLPFSITLIRAIYRTAPSTEYNGYLARAALIHLLFGVYLSIGLLVYFYV, encoded by the coding sequence ATGTCATACGGCCAACCCGCCTCTCTTGCTAAGAGAGGCGCCTACTTTTTCATGGCGATCCGTCCGAAGACGCTGACGGCTTCGATTGCACCGGTTTTAGTGGCTATCGCTTACGTATATGCCGCTTCAAGTCAGTTCAGCGTGCCGATCCTCATTTCAGCGCTAAGCACCTTCTTGTCGCTGCAGATAGCGGTTAACTTGTTCAACGACGCTTTAGACTTCAAAAAAGGGGCGGATACCAAAGACCGCCTGGGACCTTGCCGAGTGACCCAGTCCGGACTTTTTTCTCCTGGGACCGTAATGCTTTTGGGAACCCTCTTTATCGTTTTGTCTTTTCTGACGGCGATCCCTCTATATCTGAAAGGAGGGTGGCCCATTTTCCTGATATCTTGCCTTTCTGCTCTGGCAGCTTATGTCTACACGGGCGGCCCCTTTCCTTTGGCCTACCACGGCCTTGGCGAACTTTTCGTGCTGATTTTTTTTGGACCAGTCAGCGTTGTCTCCATAGCCTATGTAGAACTGGGAGAGTTTTCTCCGGAGGCGCTTCTTGCCGGGCTGCAGGTAGGACTTTTAGCTACAGTGATGATCGCCATCAATAATTTACGGGATATCGAGCAGGACAAAATAGCCGATAAAAAAACCCTCGCTACTCGCCTGGGAATGAAGGCATCAAGAGCGCTCATTGCCCTTTATTTATTTTTACCCTTTGCCCTGGGTTTTTTTTGGCCCTCTTTCGGCTATAACATCGCCTTTTATCTACCCCTGACGCTTCTGCCTTTTTCTATCACGCTCATCAGAGCGATATATCGCACAGCGCCCTCTACAGAGTACAACGGCTATCTTGCCCGTGCAGCGCTGATTCACCTCCTTTTTGGAGTGTATTTATCCATCGGCTTATTGGTGTATTTTTATGTTTAA